A single region of the Vicia villosa cultivar HV-30 ecotype Madison, WI linkage group LG4, Vvil1.0, whole genome shotgun sequence genome encodes:
- the LOC131595928 gene encoding probable peroxygenase 5: protein MHILLKLLFWLSILIINMASSSSVSSDSKQQGFVCGIDDNNSVHENVLQKHAAFFDINKDGVIYPWETFQAMRQIGSGVLLSTAAAAFINVALSQSTRPGKFPSLLFPIEVKNIQLGKHGSDTGAYDTEGRFVESKFEEIFIKHAHTHPNALTHDELDELIKGNREPKDIKGRIGGFVEWKILYKLAKDKNGFIRGVYDGSLFEVLKNEHTKRSSSS, encoded by the exons ATGCACATTCTCCTAAAACTCCTTTTTTGGTTAAGCATTCTCATCATCAATatggcatcttcttcttctgtctcATCAGATAGCAAACAGCaag GATTTGTTTGTGGTATTGATGATAATAATTCCGTTCATGAAAATGTTCTTCAGAAACATGCTGCTTTCTTTGATATCAATAAAGATGGTGTTATTTATCCATGGGAGACTTTCCAag CAATGCGTCAAATTGGAAGTGGGGTGTTGTTATCAACTGCAGCTGCTGCTTTCATAAATGTGGCCCTCAGTCAGTCTACTCGCCCT GGAAAGTTCCCCTCTCTACTTTTTCCTATTGAAGTTAAGAATATCCAACTAGGCAAACATGGCAGTGACACTGGAGCTTATGATACTGAAGGAAGGTTTGTTgaatcaaaatttgaagaaattttCATCAAACATgcacatacacatccaaatgctTTAACACATGACGAGCTCGACGAGTTGATTAAGGGAAACCGAGAGCCTAAAGATATCAAAGGAAG GATTGGGGGCTTTGTTGAATGGAAAATTCTTTACAAACTTGCGAAAGACAAGAATGGTTTTATCCGTGGCGTTTATGATGGAAGCTTGTTTGAAGTGCTCAAAAACGAACATACAAAAAGAAGTAGTTCATCCTAA